One window of the Candidatus Eremiobacterota bacterium genome contains the following:
- a CDS encoding ankyrin repeat domain-containing protein, protein MRAKCLFCDHLNHYREAFCEACGKKIFENIFKAVEGNSMESIEKFLEIDGRALTKTNDNGMKIIHIAVREGRKDLLEYLLEKGAQVDERNEFGYTPLHVAAMCGQTDLARFLIGKKAQVKATDPDMGSTPLHEAVRNCHSDLIELLIQKGADINAKNKNGETPLRIARREGIKDVVSYLKNCGASE, encoded by the coding sequence ATGCGCGCCAAATGTCTGTTCTGCGACCATCTCAACCACTACAGGGAGGCATTCTGCGAGGCCTGCGGGAAAAAGATATTTGAAAACATATTCAAGGCTGTCGAAGGGAACAGCATGGAATCTATAGAAAAGTTCCTCGAGATTGACGGCAGAGCTCTTACGAAGACCAATGACAACGGGATGAAGATAATTCATATCGCGGTGAGGGAAGGAAGGAAGGACCTCCTGGAGTACCTTCTGGAGAAAGGCGCACAGGTTGACGAGAGAAATGAATTCGGCTACACCCCCCTCCATGTTGCCGCCATGTGCGGCCAGACAGACCTCGCCAGATTCCTCATAGGGAAAAAGGCCCAGGTGAAGGCCACTGATCCCGATATGGGCTCTACGCCCCTCCACGAGGCCGTGAGGAACTGCCACAGCGACCTGATTGAGCTTCTCATCCAGAAGGGCGCCGACATCAACGCGAAAAACAAGAATGGAGAGACGCCTCTCAGGATTGCGAGGAGAGAAGGGATCAAGGACGTTGTTTCCTACCTGAAGAACTGCGGCGCATCGGAGTAG